A DNA window from Streptomyces canus contains the following coding sequences:
- a CDS encoding SulP family inorganic anion transporter translates to MSACVPTRATDPSDSNPTRRVHPPHSPPPTPPRRFRIAGADVSASIAVFLIALPLSLGIALATGAPLQAGLVAAAVGGIVAGRLGGSPLQVSGPAAGLTVVTADLIHRYGWRTTCAITVLAGVVQLGLGCLRVARTALAVSPAIVHGMLAGIGVTIAVAQLHIVLGGTPQSSVLDNLRGLPAQLARLQPAAVSVSVLTLALLFLWPRIPGRAGQLLRRIPAALVAVAGATAAASFAGLTLPKVDLPSWSSHALAGLPEGPLLGLAAAVLTTTLVCSVQSLLGAVAVDKLVAGRPDLISGTPGSGRSARVGRSDLNRELLGQGAANIVSGTLGGLPVAGVAVRSSANVQAGAVSRNSTVLHGVLVVIAALLMVPVLEFIPLASLAALVMAVGIQMVSLHHIRTVTRHREVPVYAVTTLGVVLFGVLEGVALGVAVAVGVALHRLTRTRITHHEREGVHHVHVRGQLTFLAVPRLSRALHLIPHGADTVVELDGSFMDHAAYESLQDWQKTHTAQGGSVELTGRRPGTRIAEPSDSAHCRCRPWTPWRNHQCERPYTASTAGHPGASGEPGAAQGPSADRESSGQELARGISAFQRNTAPIVRGELARLAREGQQPDQLFLTCADSRLVTSMITSSGPGDLFVVRNVGNLVPLPGEESGDDSVAAAIEYAVDVLKVRSITVCGHSGCGAMQALLNSEPGGTRTPLERWLRHGLPSLERLADDTRPWARLAGRAPADAVEQLCLTNVVQQLEHLSAHESVARALREGELELHGMYFHVGEAQAYLLTGADGDGLFDHVEAAADLPA, encoded by the coding sequence ATGTCAGCCTGTGTTCCCACCCGCGCCACCGACCCGAGCGACTCGAACCCCACGAGGCGCGTCCACCCACCTCACAGCCCCCCGCCGACCCCGCCCCGCCGTTTCCGTATCGCGGGCGCCGACGTGTCGGCCTCGATCGCGGTCTTCCTGATCGCCCTGCCCCTGTCCCTCGGCATCGCCCTCGCCACCGGCGCCCCCCTCCAGGCGGGCCTCGTGGCCGCCGCCGTCGGAGGGATCGTCGCCGGCCGGCTCGGCGGATCCCCGCTCCAGGTCAGTGGCCCCGCCGCCGGACTCACCGTGGTCACGGCCGACCTGATCCACCGCTACGGCTGGCGTACCACCTGCGCCATCACCGTCCTTGCCGGAGTGGTCCAACTCGGCCTCGGCTGCCTGCGCGTGGCCCGCACCGCTCTCGCCGTCAGCCCAGCCATCGTGCACGGCATGCTCGCCGGCATCGGCGTGACCATCGCCGTCGCCCAGCTGCACATCGTCCTCGGCGGCACCCCGCAGAGCTCCGTCCTCGACAATCTCCGGGGCCTGCCCGCCCAGTTGGCGCGCCTGCAGCCCGCCGCCGTGTCGGTGAGCGTGCTGACCCTTGCGCTGCTCTTCCTCTGGCCACGCATCCCCGGCCGGGCAGGACAACTGCTGCGCAGGATCCCGGCCGCGCTCGTGGCCGTCGCCGGAGCCACCGCCGCCGCCTCGTTCGCCGGGCTGACCCTGCCCAAGGTCGATCTGCCGTCCTGGAGCAGCCACGCCCTGGCCGGGCTGCCCGAGGGGCCCCTCCTCGGCCTCGCCGCCGCCGTGCTCACCACCACACTGGTGTGCAGTGTGCAGTCGCTGCTCGGCGCGGTCGCCGTCGACAAGCTGGTGGCCGGACGCCCCGACCTGATCTCCGGCACCCCCGGATCCGGCCGCAGTGCACGCGTCGGCCGCTCCGACCTGAACCGCGAACTGCTCGGGCAGGGCGCCGCCAACATCGTCTCCGGCACGCTCGGCGGACTGCCCGTCGCCGGGGTGGCGGTGCGGAGTTCGGCCAATGTCCAAGCCGGTGCCGTCAGCCGGAACTCCACCGTGCTGCACGGCGTTCTCGTCGTGATCGCCGCACTGCTGATGGTCCCGGTCCTGGAGTTCATCCCGCTCGCCTCGCTCGCCGCCCTGGTGATGGCCGTCGGCATCCAGATGGTGTCCCTGCACCACATCCGCACGGTGACCCGGCACCGAGAGGTTCCCGTCTACGCCGTCACCACCCTCGGCGTGGTCCTGTTCGGCGTGCTGGAGGGCGTGGCGCTGGGCGTCGCCGTCGCCGTCGGAGTCGCCCTGCACCGCCTCACCCGCACCCGCATCACGCACCACGAGAGGGAAGGAGTCCATCACGTCCATGTGCGAGGGCAGTTGACGTTCCTCGCGGTGCCCCGGCTGAGCCGGGCCCTGCATCTCATCCCTCACGGAGCGGACACCGTCGTGGAGCTGGACGGGTCGTTCATGGACCATGCGGCGTACGAATCGCTGCAGGACTGGCAGAAGACGCACACCGCACAGGGCGGCTCCGTCGAGCTGACCGGACGCAGACCGGGCACGCGCATCGCCGAGCCGTCCGATTCCGCCCACTGCCGCTGCCGTCCCTGGACGCCCTGGCGCAACCACCAGTGTGAGCGCCCGTACACCGCGTCGACCGCCGGACATCCCGGTGCGTCCGGCGAACCCGGTGCGGCCCAGGGTCCGAGCGCGGACCGCGAGTCCAGCGGGCAGGAACTGGCCCGTGGCATCAGCGCGTTCCAGCGCAACACCGCACCGATCGTGCGGGGCGAGTTGGCCCGACTGGCGCGCGAGGGCCAGCAGCCGGACCAGCTCTTCCTCACCTGCGCCGACTCGCGGCTGGTCACCTCGATGATCACCTCCAGTGGTCCGGGCGACCTCTTTGTGGTGCGCAACGTGGGCAACCTCGTTCCGCTGCCCGGCGAGGAGAGCGGGGACGACTCGGTGGCGGCCGCGATCGAGTACGCGGTGGATGTGCTGAAGGTGCGCTCCATCACGGTGTGCGGGCACTCCGGTTGCGGGGCCATGCAGGCGCTGCTCAACTCCGAGCCGGGTGGCACCCGGACCCCGCTGGAGCGGTGGCTGCGGCACGGACTGCCCAGCCTGGAGCGGTTGGCCGACGACACCCGGCCCTGGGCCAGACTCGCCGGGCGGGCGCCCGCCGACGCGGTCGAGCAGCTCTGTCTGACCAACGTGGTGCAGCAGTTGGAGCATCTGAGCGCCCATGAATCGGTCGCCCGGGCCCTGCGGGAAGGGGAGCTGGAGCTGCACGGGATGTACTTCCACGTGGGCGAGGCGCAGGCGTATCTGCTCACCGGGGCGGACGGGGACGGACTGTTCGATCATGTGGAGGCGGCGGCGGACCTGCCGGCGTGA
- a CDS encoding ATP-binding protein, with the protein MKIAFVGKGGSGKTTLSSLFIRHLAAAGAPVIAVDADINQHLGPALGLDEGQAAALPALGERLPLIKEYLRGTNPRIASAAEMIKTTPPGEGSRLLRVREDNPVYEACARAVELDGHIVRLMVTGPFTDADLGVACYHSKTGAVELCLNHLVDGRGEYVVVDMTAGSDSFASGMFTRFDITFLVAEPTRKGVSVYRQYKEYARDFGVVLKVVGNKVQGRDDLDFLRAEVGDDLLVTVGHSDWVRALEKGRPPRFALLEDVNRRALHRLRTAVDATYELRDAERYTRQMVHFHLKNAQAWGNERTGADLAAQIDPSFVLGESAVAATTA; encoded by the coding sequence ATGAAAATTGCTTTCGTCGGGAAGGGTGGCAGCGGCAAGACCACCCTGTCCTCCTTGTTCATCCGCCATCTCGCGGCCGCCGGAGCACCGGTGATCGCCGTCGACGCCGACATCAATCAGCACCTGGGGCCGGCGCTCGGCCTGGACGAGGGCCAGGCGGCGGCGCTGCCCGCCCTGGGCGAGCGGCTGCCGCTGATCAAGGAGTATCTGCGCGGCACGAACCCGCGGATCGCCTCGGCCGCGGAGATGATCAAGACCACTCCGCCCGGCGAGGGTTCGCGGCTGCTGCGGGTGCGCGAGGACAACCCGGTCTACGAGGCCTGCGCACGGGCGGTGGAACTCGACGGCCACATCGTCCGTTTGATGGTCACCGGCCCCTTCACGGACGCCGACCTGGGGGTCGCCTGCTACCACTCCAAGACGGGAGCGGTGGAGCTGTGCCTGAACCACCTCGTGGACGGGCGGGGCGAGTACGTCGTGGTGGACATGACGGCGGGCTCCGACTCCTTCGCCTCCGGCATGTTCACCCGCTTCGACATCACGTTCCTCGTCGCCGAGCCGACCCGGAAGGGGGTCTCCGTCTATCGCCAGTACAAGGAATACGCCCGCGACTTCGGCGTCGTCCTGAAGGTCGTCGGCAACAAGGTGCAGGGCCGGGACGACCTCGACTTCCTCCGCGCCGAAGTCGGGGACGACCTGCTGGTGACGGTCGGGCACTCCGACTGGGTGCGCGCCCTGGAGAAGGGCCGGCCACCCCGGTTCGCGCTCCTGGAGGACGTCAACCGCCGCGCCCTGCACCGGTTGCGGACGGCCGTCGACGCGACGTACGAGCTGCGTGACGCGGAGCGCTACACCCGGCAGATGGTGCACTTCCACCTGAAGAACGCCCAGGCCTGGGGCAATGAGCGCACGGGGGCCGACCTGGCGGCGCAGATCGACCCCTCGTTCGTGCTCGGCGAGAGTGCGGTGGCGGCCACGACCGCCTGA
- a CDS encoding HAD family hydrolase, protein MLGVVENHSLPRTAAFFDLDKTVIAKSSTLTFSKSFYQGGLINRRAALRTAYAQFVFLVGGMDHDQMERTREYLSALVRGWNVQQVKEIVAETLHDLIDPIIYDEAASLIEEHHTAGRDVVIVSTSGAEVVEPIGELLGADRVVATRMVVGEDGCFTGEVEYYAYGPTKAEAIKELAQSEGYDLERCYAYSDSATDLPMLEAVGHAHAVNPDRTLRREALARGWPILDFHRPVRLKQRLPGFAVPQRPALVAVAAIGAAAATAGLVWYANRRRATAT, encoded by the coding sequence ATGCTCGGGGTCGTGGAAAACCACTCCTTGCCTCGCACAGCTGCCTTCTTTGACCTGGACAAGACGGTCATTGCGAAGTCGAGCACCCTCACGTTCAGCAAGTCGTTCTACCAGGGCGGGCTGATCAACCGCAGGGCCGCCTTGCGGACCGCATATGCCCAGTTCGTCTTCCTCGTCGGTGGTATGGACCACGACCAGATGGAACGCACCCGCGAGTACCTCTCCGCGCTCGTGCGTGGGTGGAACGTCCAGCAGGTCAAGGAGATCGTGGCCGAAACGCTCCATGACCTGATCGACCCGATCATCTACGACGAGGCCGCCTCCCTGATCGAGGAGCACCACACCGCCGGCCGCGACGTCGTCATCGTCTCCACGTCCGGCGCCGAGGTCGTCGAGCCGATCGGCGAACTCCTGGGCGCCGACCGGGTGGTGGCGACCCGGATGGTCGTGGGCGAGGACGGCTGTTTCACCGGGGAGGTGGAGTACTACGCGTACGGCCCGACCAAGGCCGAGGCGATCAAGGAGCTGGCGCAGTCCGAGGGATACGACCTGGAGCGCTGCTACGCCTACAGCGACTCGGCGACCGACCTGCCGATGCTCGAGGCCGTGGGCCATGCGCACGCCGTCAATCCGGACCGGACACTGCGCCGCGAGGCTCTCGCGCGCGGGTGGCCGATTCTCGATTTCCACCGGCCGGTCCGGCTCAAGCAACGGCTCCCTGGATTCGCCGTACCGCAGCGCCCGGCGCTCGTCGCGGTCGCCGCGATAGGAGCGGCGGCAGCGACGGCAGGCCTCGTCTGGTACGCGAATCGGCGACGGGCGACAGCGACCTGA
- a CDS encoding TadA family conjugal transfer-associated ATPase, whose amino-acid sequence MAPGLLDGVRQWLAESGAEPTPARVAQALREQGRVLGDAEVLGAAERLRSELVGSGPLEPLLADPSVTDVLVSAPDRVWVDRGGGLELTAVSFPDAAAVRRLAQRLAAVAGRRLDDARPWVDARLPDGTRLHAVLPPVAVGCACLSLRVVRPRAFTLDELVAAGTVPPGGDRVLRALLDARLSFLISGGTGTGKTTLLSALLGLVGPGERIVLAEDSAELRPDHPHVVRLETRPANQEGAGLVTLEDLVRQALRMRPDRLVVGEVRGPEVVHLLAALNTGHEGGCGTVHANAAADVPARLEALGTAAGLDRAALHSQLAAALSVVLHLVRDRAGRRRIAEVRVLERDSSGLVRTVPALRWGAEAFAYERGWERLRGLLGAAMRGPSGEGR is encoded by the coding sequence ATGGCTCCCGGGCTGCTGGACGGCGTACGGCAGTGGCTGGCCGAGAGCGGGGCCGAACCGACGCCCGCCCGTGTGGCGCAGGCGCTGCGCGAGCAGGGACGGGTCCTCGGGGACGCCGAAGTGCTGGGCGCGGCCGAGCGGTTGCGGTCCGAGCTGGTGGGCAGCGGGCCCTTGGAGCCGTTGCTGGCCGACCCCTCGGTGACGGATGTCCTGGTGTCGGCGCCGGACCGGGTCTGGGTGGACCGGGGCGGCGGACTCGAACTGACCGCCGTCTCCTTCCCGGACGCGGCCGCCGTACGGCGACTCGCGCAGCGGCTCGCCGCGGTGGCGGGGCGGCGCCTCGACGACGCGCGGCCCTGGGTGGACGCGCGGCTGCCGGACGGGACCCGGCTGCACGCGGTGCTTCCTCCGGTCGCGGTCGGCTGTGCCTGCCTGTCGCTGCGGGTCGTACGCCCGCGTGCGTTCACGTTGGACGAGCTGGTCGCGGCCGGCACGGTGCCGCCGGGCGGAGACCGGGTGCTGCGGGCGCTGCTCGACGCACGGCTGTCCTTTCTCATCAGCGGCGGGACCGGCACCGGAAAGACGACGCTGCTGAGCGCGCTGCTGGGGCTCGTCGGGCCGGGCGAGCGGATCGTGCTCGCGGAGGATTCGGCGGAGCTCAGGCCGGACCATCCGCACGTCGTACGGCTGGAGACGAGACCCGCCAACCAGGAGGGCGCAGGACTCGTCACGCTTGAGGACCTGGTGCGACAGGCGCTGCGGATGCGGCCCGACCGGCTGGTCGTGGGTGAGGTGCGCGGGCCTGAAGTGGTGCATCTGCTGGCCGCGTTGAACACGGGCCATGAGGGCGGCTGCGGGACCGTGCACGCCAACGCGGCGGCCGACGTGCCGGCCCGCCTCGAGGCGCTGGGCACGGCGGCCGGGCTCGACAGGGCCGCGCTGCACAGCCAGTTGGCGGCCGCGCTGTCGGTCGTACTGCATCTCGTGCGTGACCGGGCCGGGCGGCGGCGGATCGCCGAGGTGCGGGTGCTGGAGCGGGACTCCTCGGGGCTGGTGCGGACGGTGCCGGCGCTGCGCTGGGGAGCGGAGGCGTTCGCGTACGAGCGGGGGTGGGAGCGGCTGCGAGGGCTGCTTGGAGCCGCGATGCGGGGGCCGTCGGGGGAGGGCAGGTGA
- a CDS encoding type II secretion system F family protein, which yields MREMSVGSTGVAVGCLGVAVWLWGGRRSGARRAQVLLAGGGVVGAAPPPWRRLVGQLRQVRGRLGFEWWAAAAGLVIAGLGSSVLPVLAGAAGVPLLRRVRLARTERRVRDRRADEVIALCAMVAGEVRAGRQPGEALVRAVRDFEGTGVGGAGSGGFGPGAPEFGGLGETQAAVLAAARFGGDVPGALAAAARRPGAEGLLGLAACWRVAVDQGAGLAAGLDRLEGALRADRDQRADLRAQLAGARSTAWMLAALPVLGLGLGAALGADPLHVLLHTGSGLGCLLVGGLLEGVGMWWATRIVRGAEAA from the coding sequence ATGAGGGAGATGTCGGTGGGCTCGACGGGTGTGGCCGTGGGGTGCCTCGGTGTGGCCGTGTGGCTGTGGGGCGGGCGGCGTTCCGGGGCACGGCGGGCGCAGGTGCTGCTGGCGGGTGGCGGGGTGGTGGGGGCCGCGCCTCCGCCGTGGCGGCGGCTGGTGGGGCAGCTGCGACAGGTTCGTGGGCGACTCGGGTTCGAGTGGTGGGCGGCGGCCGCAGGCCTGGTGATCGCCGGGCTGGGGTCCTCGGTGCTGCCGGTCCTCGCGGGAGCCGCCGGGGTGCCGTTGCTGCGGCGGGTGCGGCTGGCCCGGACGGAGCGCCGAGTGCGTGATCGGCGGGCGGACGAGGTGATCGCGCTCTGCGCGATGGTCGCCGGGGAGGTGCGCGCGGGGCGGCAGCCGGGAGAGGCGCTGGTGCGGGCTGTGCGGGACTTCGAGGGCACGGGGGTCGGCGGGGCCGGATCGGGTGGGTTCGGTCCTGGAGCGCCGGAGTTCGGTGGGCTCGGGGAGACGCAGGCCGCTGTGTTGGCGGCGGCCAGGTTCGGTGGGGATGTTCCGGGGGCGCTCGCGGCGGCGGCTCGGCGGCCTGGGGCCGAGGGGCTGCTGGGGCTTGCCGCGTGCTGGCGGGTGGCCGTGGACCAGGGCGCGGGGCTCGCGGCCGGGCTCGATCGGCTCGAAGGCGCGCTGCGGGCCGATCGGGACCAACGAGCCGACTTGCGCGCCCAGTTGGCCGGAGCCCGGTCCACGGCATGGATGCTCGCCGCGTTGCCGGTGCTGGGGCTGGGCCTCGGTGCCGCCCTCGGTGCCGATCCCCTGCACGTCCTTCTGCACACCGGCTCCGGGCTGGGCTGCCTGTTGGTCGGCGGCCTGCTGGAGGGCGTCGGGATGTGGTGGGCGACGAGGATCGTCCGGGGAGCCGAGGCGGCATGA
- a CDS encoding type II secretion system F family protein, giving the protein MNAEVVHRLGAVVGAALVIAWLARWAAAARHERRVRRRLTELLAVAQTTVEDPRFEARDLVRRWLPVVGVGCACWVLVGGVAGVVVGLVVAAGLWRWRLRQTAGVGAEEPDTREAARQLPLAADLLAACIAAGAGPVIAAQAVGEALGGPVGEGLARGAAEVRLGGEPGEAWRRLASTPGAGALARLLERADVTGLPAAGPAGALAADARADWGRTATARARRAAVLVTAPVGLCFLPAFIAVGVLPIVIGLAGGVLGGGGR; this is encoded by the coding sequence ATGAACGCGGAAGTTGTCCACAGGCTGGGGGCGGTTGTGGGTGCGGCACTGGTGATCGCCTGGCTCGCCCGCTGGGCCGCGGCGGCGCGGCATGAGCGCAGAGTGCGGCGGCGGCTCACAGAGTTGCTGGCCGTTGCGCAGACCACGGTCGAGGACCCGCGGTTCGAGGCTCGGGATCTCGTGCGGCGGTGGCTGCCCGTGGTCGGCGTGGGGTGTGCGTGCTGGGTGCTGGTCGGCGGAGTCGCCGGTGTCGTGGTCGGACTGGTCGTCGCGGCGGGCTTGTGGCGGTGGCGGCTACGGCAGACGGCCGGCGTGGGCGCCGAGGAGCCCGACACGCGCGAGGCGGCCCGGCAACTGCCGCTCGCCGCCGACTTGCTCGCCGCTTGCATCGCGGCGGGCGCCGGTCCCGTGATCGCGGCCCAGGCCGTGGGTGAGGCGCTGGGCGGTCCCGTGGGTGAGGGACTCGCGCGCGGGGCGGCGGAGGTACGGCTCGGCGGCGAACCGGGCGAGGCGTGGCGGAGGCTCGCCTCGACACCGGGCGCCGGGGCGCTGGCGCGGCTGCTGGAACGCGCGGATGTGACAGGGCTGCCCGCGGCCGGACCGGCTGGCGCGCTCGCGGCGGACGCTCGCGCCGACTGGGGGCGCACCGCGACGGCCCGGGCCCGGCGGGCGGCCGTGCTGGTCACCGCGCCGGTGGGGCTGTGTTTCCTGCCCGCGTTCATCGCCGTCGGCGTGCTGCCGATCGTGATCGGACTCGCGGGTGGAGTGCTGGGAGGGGGTGGGCGATGA
- a CDS encoding DUF4244 domain-containing protein yields MYKAVWARVRALVSRTMSGARSMREDRGMVTSEYAMGIVAAVAFAVVLYKVVTSGAVSAELQAIVKRALDAKA; encoded by the coding sequence ATGTACAAGGCGGTATGGGCGCGGGTGCGTGCCTTGGTGTCCAGGACGATGAGCGGGGCGCGGTCGATGCGCGAGGACAGGGGGATGGTGACGTCCGAGTACGCGATGGGGATCGTCGCTGCGGTGGCGTTCGCGGTGGTGCTCTACAAGGTGGTGACGAGCGGGGCCGTCAGCGCGGAACTCCAGGCCATCGTGAAACGGGCCCTCGATGCGAAGGCGTGA
- a CDS encoding TadE family type IV pilus minor pilin has translation MRRRERAGDQGFVTAESAMVLPVLVMFAMALVWGLLVVAAQIQCVDAARTGARAAARQEPAEAVVQVARDTAPRDAKVTVRREGDRVRVVVVAKPPALHGLPFEVREEAVAWAEETVGEGG, from the coding sequence ATGCGAAGGCGTGAAAGGGCGGGAGACCAGGGGTTCGTGACGGCGGAGTCGGCCATGGTGCTGCCCGTGCTGGTGATGTTCGCGATGGCGCTGGTGTGGGGGCTGCTCGTGGTGGCCGCGCAGATCCAGTGCGTGGACGCCGCCAGGACCGGCGCCCGCGCGGCGGCCCGTCAGGAGCCTGCCGAGGCGGTCGTCCAGGTGGCCCGGGACACGGCACCGCGCGACGCCAAGGTGACGGTCCGCCGGGAGGGTGACCGGGTCCGCGTGGTCGTCGTGGCCAAGCCGCCCGCGTTGCACGGCCTGCCCTTCGAGGTGCGGGAGGAGGCCGTCGCATGGGCGGAGGAGACGGTGGGGGAAGGAGGATGA
- a CDS encoding Rv3654c family TadE-like protein, with protein sequence MTAARSDRGSATVWSVGAIAVLCVVFGVVLALGQAVVVRHRAAGGADLAALAAADHWADGPVVACARAEGVARDQGARLVRCAMVGEISDVTAASGRGPFTAEVRARAGPAGPVTSQAPLPPESQGAPRPGGPAAPGAPVPGSLGGEKPLTRSVPW encoded by the coding sequence CTGACCGCCGCCCGTTCGGACCGTGGTTCCGCCACCGTCTGGAGTGTCGGTGCCATCGCGGTGCTGTGCGTGGTGTTCGGGGTCGTGCTGGCCCTCGGGCAGGCCGTCGTCGTACGGCATCGGGCGGCCGGGGGCGCCGATCTCGCGGCGCTGGCCGCGGCGGACCACTGGGCCGACGGGCCCGTGGTGGCCTGCGCCCGGGCGGAAGGGGTGGCGCGGGACCAGGGCGCGCGGCTCGTGCGGTGCGCGATGGTCGGCGAGATCTCGGACGTGACGGCGGCCTCGGGGCGGGGGCCGTTCACGGCGGAGGTCAGGGCACGGGCGGGGCCGGCGGGACCGGTTACGTCACAGGCTCCGCTCCCGCCGGAATCCCAGGGGGCGCCGCGTCCTGGCGGTCCGGCGGCTCCTGGGGCCCCGGTCCCGGGGTCCCTGGGTGGTGAGAAGCCGCTGACTCGCTCGGTGCCCTGGTGA
- a CDS encoding DEAD/DEAH box helicase, with protein MAFNHLPAGVHDALVPLSATPVTHSVPMAKNLRSDRPSTDAGPRPTPSTVLDRLAAGPSRAARITHTEHLPPREGRHAVWPDRIRSEVIAAVQACGIEHPWAHQARAAEHALDGESVVVATGTASGKSLAYLVPVLSTLLDGSEAPNGRGATTLYLSPTKALAADQCRSVKELSQPLGNSVRPAVYDGDTPFEEREWIRQYANYVLTNPDMLHRGILPSHSRWSSFLKALKYVVIDECHTYRGVFGSHVAQVLRRLRRLCARYGASPVFLLASATAAEPSVAARRLTGLPVVEVADDASPRGELVFALWEPPLTEMQGEKGAPVRRTATAETADLLTDLAVQGVRSVAFVRSRRGAELISVIAQERLAEVDRSLARRVAAYRGGYLPEERRALEQALHSGELLGLAATTALELGIDVSGLDAVLISGYPGTRASLWQQAGRAGRAGQGALAILVARDDPLDTFLVHHPEALFDQPVESTVLDPDNPYVLAPHLCVAAAELPLTDEDMELFGPETESLLGQLESAKLLRRRTKAWHWTRRERAADLTDIRGEGGRPVQIVESGTGRLLGTVDAGSAHTAVHEGAVHLHQGRTYLVRSLDLEDSVALVEEANPSYSTVARDTTSIAVLETDVEVPWGEGRLCYGSVEVTNQVVSFLRRRLITGEVLGETKLDLPPRTLRTRAVWWTVTEDQLDEARINPEILGGALHAAEHASIGLLPLFATCDRWDIGGVSIPLHPDTLLPTVFVYDGHPGGAGFAERAFHTARAWLTATRQAIASCECDAGCPSCIQSPKCGNGNDPLHKRGAVRLLTVLLRGAPEAGAEAEPPGLPKERP; from the coding sequence ATGGCATTCAATCACTTACCGGCAGGCGTGCACGACGCCTTGGTCCCATTGTCCGCCACGCCAGTGACACACTCGGTGCCGATGGCCAAGAATCTCCGATCCGATCGACCCTCGACGGACGCCGGTCCCCGCCCCACGCCGAGCACGGTCCTGGACCGACTCGCCGCCGGGCCGAGCCGGGCTGCGCGCATCACTCATACGGAGCACTTGCCCCCACGTGAGGGTCGCCATGCCGTCTGGCCCGACCGGATCCGCTCGGAGGTCATCGCAGCCGTCCAGGCCTGCGGCATCGAGCACCCCTGGGCCCACCAGGCACGCGCGGCCGAACACGCCCTGGACGGCGAGTCGGTCGTTGTCGCCACCGGCACCGCCTCCGGCAAGTCCCTGGCGTACCTCGTGCCCGTCCTCTCCACACTCCTGGACGGCTCCGAGGCCCCGAACGGCCGCGGCGCCACCACGCTCTACCTGTCCCCGACAAAGGCCCTGGCCGCGGACCAGTGCCGCTCGGTGAAGGAACTTTCACAACCGCTCGGCAATTCTGTACGCCCCGCGGTCTACGACGGCGACACGCCGTTCGAGGAACGCGAATGGATCCGCCAGTACGCCAACTACGTGCTGACCAACCCGGACATGCTGCACCGCGGGATACTCCCGTCCCACTCCCGCTGGTCCTCCTTCCTGAAGGCGCTCAAGTACGTCGTCATCGACGAGTGCCACACCTACCGGGGCGTGTTCGGCTCGCACGTCGCCCAGGTGCTGCGTCGTCTGCGCCGCCTCTGCGCCCGCTACGGCGCCTCCCCCGTCTTCCTGCTGGCCTCCGCAACCGCCGCCGAGCCGTCGGTGGCCGCCCGCCGCCTCACCGGCCTCCCCGTGGTCGAGGTCGCCGACGACGCCTCACCGCGCGGCGAACTGGTGTTTGCCCTCTGGGAGCCCCCGCTCACCGAGATGCAAGGCGAGAAGGGCGCCCCTGTTCGCCGTACGGCCACCGCCGAGACGGCCGATCTCCTCACGGATCTCGCCGTGCAGGGCGTGCGCTCGGTCGCCTTCGTCCGCTCCCGGCGCGGCGCCGAGCTGATCTCCGTGATCGCCCAGGAGCGGCTGGCGGAGGTCGACCGCTCCCTGGCCCGCCGTGTCGCGGCGTACCGCGGCGGCTATCTCCCGGAGGAACGCCGCGCCCTGGAACAGGCTCTGCATTCAGGTGAGTTGCTGGGCCTGGCCGCCACAACCGCCCTGGAACTCGGCATCGACGTCTCGGGGCTGGACGCCGTGCTGATCTCCGGCTACCCCGGCACACGCGCGTCCCTGTGGCAGCAGGCAGGGCGGGCGGGTCGAGCCGGCCAGGGGGCGCTGGCGATCCTGGTGGCCCGCGACGACCCCCTGGACACCTTCCTCGTCCATCACCCCGAGGCCCTCTTCGACCAGCCGGTGGAGTCCACGGTCCTGGATCCCGACAACCCGTACGTCCTCGCCCCGCACCTGTGCGTGGCAGCGGCGGAACTGCCGTTGACGGACGAGGACATGGAGTTGTTCGGGCCGGAGACCGAGAGCTTGCTGGGGCAGCTGGAGTCCGCGAAGCTCCTGCGCCGCCGCACCAAGGCCTGGCACTGGACCCGTCGGGAGCGGGCCGCCGACCTCACCGACATCCGCGGCGAGGGCGGTCGCCCCGTCCAGATCGTCGAGTCGGGCACGGGCCGCCTCCTCGGCACGGTGGACGCGGGCTCCGCCCACACCGCCGTCCACGAGGGCGCGGTCCACCTCCATCAGGGCCGTACGTACCTGGTCCGGTCGCTGGACCTGGAGGACTCGGTGGCACTGGTCGAGGAGGCGAACCCGTCGTATTCGACGGTCGCCCGCGACACGACGTCCATCGCCGTTCTGGAGACGGACGTAGAAGTCCCCTGGGGCGAGGGCAGGTTGTGCTACGGCTCCGTCGAGGTCACCAACCAGGTGGTCTCCTTCCTCCGTAGACGTCTGATCACAGGTGAAGTGCTCGGCGAGACGAAACTCGACCTCCCTCCTCGTACGCTCCGCACGCGCGCGGTGTGGTGGACGGTCACCGAGGACCAGCTCGACGAGGCCCGGATCAACCCGGAGATCCTCGGCGGCGCCCTGCACGCCGCCGAGCACGCCTCGATCGGCCTGCTGCCCCTCTTCGCGACCTGCGACCGCTGGGACATCGGCGGCGTGTCGATCCCCCTCCACCCCGACACGCTGCTCCCCACGGTCTTCGTCTACGACGGTCACCCGGGCGGAGCGGGCTTCGCGGAGCGTGCCTTCCACACCGCCCGGGCCTGGCTCACCGCCACCCGCCAGGCCATCGCCTCCTGCGAGTGCGACGCCGGCTGTCCGTCCTGCATCCAGTCCCCCAAGTGCGGCAACGGCAACGACCCGCTGCACAAGAGGGGGGCGGTACGACTGCTCACGGTGCTGTTGCGGGGGGCGCCGGAGGCGGGGGCGGAGGCGGAGCCTCCCGGGCTGCCGAAGGAGAGGCCCTAG